From one Thermatribacter velox genomic stretch:
- the hydE gene encoding [FeFe] hydrogenase H-cluster radical SAM maturase HydE yields the protein MLSKWKNLLEKLSAIEDLEEEEIAEILDAQDPELEKELFQLADQKRKKYVGDEVHLRGLIEFSNFCRKNCLYCGLRKDNKTLKRFRMSPEEIFSVAERAHRLGIQTIVLQSGEDLHYDAKTLAELIWKIKKLGVAVTLSVGEREEEEYIIWREAGADRFLLKQETFDRELFSKLHPDDDFDQRLRCQQKLMEIGFQTGSGNIVGLPWQTTKHLAHDIKMFQKMDFDMIGIGPFIPHPSTPLGQHHTDTQLKLKLTLKTVALTRILTKNAHIPATTALGTLVAGGRELALRCGANVLMPNLTPLAYRSSYEIYPGKICIQENWGACIPCMKKMVEKMGRKVATNPGHSLKNRSRVHS from the coding sequence ATGCTGAGTAAATGGAAAAACCTTCTTGAAAAATTATCAGCTATAGAAGACCTGGAAGAGGAAGAAATAGCAGAAATTCTGGATGCCCAGGATCCAGAACTGGAAAAGGAACTTTTTCAACTCGCTGACCAGAAACGCAAGAAGTATGTGGGAGACGAAGTCCATTTAAGAGGCTTGATAGAGTTCTCCAACTTTTGCCGCAAAAATTGTCTCTACTGTGGACTGCGTAAAGACAATAAAACCCTCAAAAGATTTCGCATGTCACCTGAGGAAATATTTTCAGTAGCTGAAAGGGCTCACCGTCTGGGTATTCAAACCATAGTACTCCAGTCTGGTGAAGACCTCCATTACGATGCAAAAACCCTTGCTGAACTCATCTGGAAAATCAAAAAGCTCGGCGTTGCCGTAACCCTGAGCGTAGGGGAGCGGGAAGAGGAAGAATACATAATATGGAGGGAAGCAGGGGCTGATCGGTTTCTTTTGAAACAGGAAACCTTTGACCGAGAATTATTCAGCAAGTTGCATCCCGATGACGATTTTGACCAGCGCCTTCGCTGCCAACAAAAACTCATGGAAATAGGTTTTCAAACTGGAAGCGGAAACATAGTTGGTCTTCCCTGGCAAACGACTAAACACTTAGCGCACGATATCAAAATGTTCCAAAAAATGGACTTTGACATGATAGGTATTGGCCCCTTCATACCCCATCCTTCAACACCGCTTGGCCAGCACCATACAGACACCCAGCTAAAACTCAAATTAACTTTGAAAACCGTTGCTCTAACTCGAATTCTGACCAAGAATGCCCACATTCCAGCCACTACTGCTTTGGGAACCCTGGTTGCTGGAGGTAGGGAATTGGCTCTCCGCTGTGGAGCGAACGTATTGATGCCCAACCTGACACCGCTTGCTTACCGTTCAAGCTACGAAATCTATCCCGGGAAAATTTGCATACAGGAAAACTGGGGAGCTTGTATTCCCTGCATGAAGAAAATGGTCGAAAAAATGGGTCGGAAAGTAGCTACCAACCCCGGCCACAGCCTCAAAAACCGTAGCCGGGTTCACTCTTAA
- the nifS gene encoding cysteine desulfurase NifS, with the protein MIYLDYNATTPCDPRVKEAMLPYLEAQFANPSSLHTPGQTVRKAIEESRKKIAELINAQPEEIVFTSGGTEANNLAIKGIAYKKKKGHIITSSIEHPAVLRVCKALQKEGFQVTFLPVNHQGVVDPEDVRKAINKDTTLISIMHVNNETGAIQPIKEIAKISKEYEIPFHADCVQSIGKIPVDLKKIGVNLASASAHKFYGPKGVGFLYIERGIKLAPQIIGGHQERGLRGGTENVPGIVGLGEAAAIARKEMQEEISKIEALRNTLEKGIKERIPEIKIVSENAARIHNTSLVLVKYVEGESMLLSLDLEGICASSGSACTSGSLEPSHVLLACGIPPEEAHGSLRFSLGKYTTKEEIKTVLEVFPKIVERLRSFSPFKI; encoded by the coding sequence ATGATTTACCTTGATTACAATGCAACTACCCCCTGTGATCCCAGGGTTAAAGAAGCAATGCTACCCTATCTGGAAGCACAATTTGCTAACCCCTCTTCTCTTCACACTCCTGGACAAACCGTTAGAAAGGCTATTGAAGAGTCCCGAAAAAAAATTGCCGAACTAATCAATGCTCAGCCAGAAGAAATTGTCTTTACTTCCGGGGGAACTGAAGCCAACAATCTGGCTATCAAGGGAATTGCTTACAAAAAAAAGAAAGGGCACATTATCACTTCTTCTATAGAACATCCAGCAGTACTGAGAGTGTGCAAAGCGTTACAAAAAGAAGGTTTCCAGGTCACTTTTTTACCGGTGAACCATCAGGGAGTGGTTGACCCTGAAGATGTACGCAAAGCCATAAACAAAGATACCACCTTAATTTCCATAATGCATGTTAATAACGAAACCGGCGCCATCCAACCTATCAAAGAAATTGCTAAAATCAGTAAAGAGTATGAAATACCTTTTCACGCTGATTGCGTGCAGAGCATAGGCAAAATCCCTGTCGACCTTAAAAAAATAGGAGTAAATCTCGCTTCCGCCTCGGCCCATAAATTTTATGGTCCCAAGGGAGTGGGATTTCTGTACATAGAAAGAGGAATCAAGCTGGCTCCGCAAATTATAGGTGGACATCAGGAACGAGGGTTAAGAGGAGGCACCGAAAACGTCCCCGGCATAGTAGGATTGGGGGAAGCTGCAGCTATTGCTCGTAAAGAGATGCAAGAAGAAATTTCTAAAATAGAAGCACTTAGAAACACGCTGGAAAAGGGCATCAAAGAGCGCATACCAGAAATCAAAATCGTTTCTGAAAATGCGGCGCGTATTCATAACACCTCGCTGGTTCTTGTAAAATATGTGGAAGGCGAATCCATGCTCCTGAGCCTCGACCTGGAAGGAATATGTGCATCCAGTGGTTCAGCCTGTACTTCTGGCTCTCTGGAACCTTCACATGTTCTTTTAGCTTGCGGAATACCACCTGAAGAAGCTCACGGTTCTTTGCGATTTAGCCTTGGAAAATATACCACCAAAGAGGAAATTAAAACCGTGCTTGAAGTGTTTCCTAAAATAGTGGAAAGGTTAAGGAGCTTTTCTCCCTTTAAAATTTGA
- a CDS encoding transketolase: MQKEELEKFASRVRKRIVQATCRAGVSHIGGSLSIVEILTCLYNGVLNVSDENLRSRERDQFVLSKGHAALALYSVLAEKGFLTESLFEEYCCQEETLLGIHPELGVPGIDAATGSLGHGLGIGIGLALAMKMKGLSHKVWVLAGDGEFNEGTNWECLPVALRYQLGNLVLIIDRNYLQLSGFTEELHPLDPLAEKLKAFGWLVETVDGHDLESLWNLFLRAKSCRGDKPLAVVAKTVKGKGIGELESRVGSHYCSVPESAVKEYLEGSFSE, translated from the coding sequence ATGCAAAAAGAAGAGCTGGAAAAATTTGCTTCTCGTGTACGCAAGCGGATCGTTCAGGCTACCTGTAGGGCAGGGGTGAGCCACATTGGTGGTTCACTTTCAATAGTAGAAATACTTACTTGTCTTTACAATGGTGTCCTGAATGTTAGCGACGAAAATCTTCGCTCAAGGGAAAGAGACCAGTTTGTCCTTTCTAAGGGTCATGCAGCTTTGGCTCTTTATTCGGTCCTTGCCGAAAAGGGTTTTTTGACCGAATCTCTTTTTGAAGAGTATTGTTGCCAAGAAGAAACTCTTCTGGGTATTCATCCTGAGCTTGGAGTGCCGGGTATTGATGCAGCTACCGGTTCTCTGGGTCATGGTTTGGGCATCGGGATTGGTCTGGCGCTGGCTATGAAGATGAAGGGGTTAAGCCATAAAGTGTGGGTTCTTGCTGGTGATGGAGAATTTAACGAAGGGACTAACTGGGAATGCCTTCCCGTTGCCCTTCGCTACCAGCTTGGCAACCTGGTGCTCATAATAGACCGCAATTATCTGCAACTTTCCGGGTTTACTGAAGAATTGCATCCTTTAGATCCCCTTGCTGAGAAGCTAAAAGCCTTCGGTTGGTTGGTAGAAACGGTAGATGGTCATGATCTTGAATCATTGTGGAATCTCTTCTTGAGGGCAAAAAGTTGTAGAGGAGATAAACCCTTAGCTGTGGTGGCAAAAACTGTGAAAGGTAAGGGAATTGGTGAACTCGAAAGTAGAGTTGGATCTCATTACTGTAGTGTGCCGGAAAGTGCGGTAAAGGAATATCTGGAGGGTTCTTTTAGTGAATAG
- the nifU gene encoding Fe-S cluster assembly scaffold protein NifU: MYSEKVMDHFRNPRNVGRIENADGVGQVGNPICGDVMTIYLKIEDGIIKDAKFETFGCGAAIATSSIATELIKGKTLQEALKVTNRVVVEALDGLPKNKIHCSVLAEEAIKKAIEDYLQRKEASKNAE; the protein is encoded by the coding sequence ATGTACAGCGAAAAAGTTATGGACCATTTTCGCAATCCGCGCAATGTGGGCAGGATTGAAAATGCAGATGGGGTAGGACAGGTTGGAAATCCCATTTGTGGTGACGTAATGACCATCTATCTCAAAATAGAGGACGGAATCATCAAAGACGCCAAATTTGAAACTTTCGGCTGTGGTGCTGCTATTGCCACTTCTTCCATCGCAACCGAATTGATTAAGGGGAAAACCCTTCAGGAAGCTTTAAAAGTAACCAACAGAGTCGTAGTGGAAGCCCTGGATGGATTACCCAAAAACAAGATCCACTGCTCGGTACTTGCTGAGGAAGCCATTAAAAAAGCCATCGAAGACTACCTCCAGAGAAAGGAAGCCTCAAAAAATGCTGAGTAA
- a CDS encoding transaldolase family protein produces MSSLKTQEIRPQVLELLKKNNPDLEIWWDAHPGFYRKFLSNLAENGANEETIAHLHRWMSHNEAGTFFFDGVTTNPPLTLKFLQSFPGVVSYLKEKSEQAKINTGEQFSWFDLYWMTGKLGVDKFLSNFYRRSRKYGFVCVQVDPRYSKDEEIMKLQALQLSKIGPNVMIKIPATKAGLKVIEFLTELGIPTNATSCFCTPQVYQVAQAVKRGYQRGLLRGVDYSGWRSVITMMSGRWEESPELFEEAKSKEIELSELDLRWFGIRMVQRAVEEVEKLQSPTKVLVCSTRKGPGEDYLHLKALSRLPIVITMNPDAITWGITLLDGEAVEDFVLEMPDEVASKLEKLEFVRRTWDAQGFSMDEIEASGAQINNLRSFSDAMSKIEEIFTK; encoded by the coding sequence ATGTCTTCTTTAAAGACCCAGGAAATACGTCCTCAGGTGCTGGAGCTACTCAAAAAGAACAACCCCGATCTGGAAATATGGTGGGATGCACACCCTGGTTTTTACCGCAAATTCCTCTCTAACCTTGCTGAAAATGGAGCTAACGAGGAAACCATTGCTCACCTTCATAGATGGATGTCCCATAATGAGGCTGGCACTTTCTTTTTTGATGGTGTGACCACCAATCCCCCCCTAACTCTTAAGTTCCTCCAGAGTTTCCCTGGCGTGGTTTCCTATCTCAAAGAAAAAAGCGAGCAGGCAAAGATAAACACTGGTGAACAGTTTTCCTGGTTTGATCTTTACTGGATGACAGGAAAACTCGGTGTGGATAAGTTTCTCTCTAATTTCTACCGTAGGAGTAGAAAATATGGTTTTGTTTGTGTACAGGTGGACCCTCGCTATAGTAAAGATGAAGAAATAATGAAGCTCCAAGCACTTCAGCTCTCTAAAATAGGCCCCAATGTGATGATCAAAATTCCTGCCACCAAAGCGGGTTTGAAAGTGATTGAGTTTTTGACCGAACTGGGTATTCCTACCAATGCCACTTCTTGCTTCTGCACTCCTCAGGTGTACCAGGTTGCTCAGGCGGTTAAGCGGGGATATCAGAGAGGTTTACTGCGAGGGGTAGATTATAGTGGCTGGAGATCAGTGATCACCATGATGAGTGGAAGGTGGGAAGAATCTCCAGAGCTTTTTGAAGAAGCAAAGAGTAAGGAAATCGAGCTTTCTGAACTTGATTTACGCTGGTTTGGTATTCGCATGGTCCAAAGAGCAGTAGAGGAAGTAGAAAAGCTACAGAGTCCTACCAAGGTACTCGTTTGCTCAACCAGAAAAGGTCCCGGCGAAGATTATCTGCACCTGAAAGCACTTTCTCGCTTACCAATTGTAATCACCATGAATCCTGACGCCATTACCTGGGGAATAACGCTTCTTGATGGGGAGGCGGTGGAAGATTTTGTGCTGGAAATGCCTGATGAGGTTGCAAGTAAACTTGAAAAGCTGGAGTTTGTGCGCAGAACCTGGGATGCTCAAGGCTTTTCTATGGATGAAATAGAAGCTTCAGGTGCTCAGATTAACAATCTCCGTTCTTTTTCGGATGCCATGAGCAAAATTGAAGAAATCTTTACTAAGTAG
- a CDS encoding carbohydrate ABC transporter permease, translated as MSEKAIQSALGGIGRKPTVWEILTSERYFKWTLLIPLIIVLAVFMLYPLFYCLYYSFHQYGMQGNPIFVGADNYRQLLRDKSFLEALGRTAKVLVICVVSELLIGLGLGMLWSREFPGERVVRGLALLPLLVAPLILSLLWNFMFEYDFGAVNMLLSALGLNKVYWWAPERALYTICFITIWQWFPFSTFVLVAGLRSLPKDVFEAARVDGASNWYVFRRLTLPMLSPLIMIIVVLRTMWLIRLFDPLYGTTRGGVGTELLDWIVYRTAFVYFDIGYGSTMAIFSLLLTIALCAVMFKFLIRALGGNR; from the coding sequence ATGAGCGAGAAAGCCATTCAATCAGCCTTAGGTGGAATAGGCAGAAAGCCTACTGTGTGGGAAATACTTACCAGTGAACGTTATTTTAAATGGACTCTTTTGATTCCCCTTATTATAGTACTGGCAGTGTTTATGCTTTATCCTTTATTTTACTGCCTTTACTATTCATTTCACCAGTATGGAATGCAGGGAAACCCCATTTTCGTGGGTGCTGATAATTACCGTCAGTTGCTTCGGGATAAGTCGTTTTTGGAAGCTCTGGGACGGACTGCTAAGGTTCTGGTTATTTGTGTAGTTTCGGAACTTCTTATAGGGTTAGGGCTTGGCATGCTCTGGAGCAGAGAATTTCCTGGAGAGCGAGTAGTTAGAGGGTTGGCCCTTTTACCACTTCTTGTTGCGCCCTTAATTCTTTCTCTGCTCTGGAATTTCATGTTTGAATATGATTTTGGAGCCGTAAATATGCTTTTGAGCGCTCTTGGCTTGAATAAGGTCTACTGGTGGGCTCCAGAGAGGGCGCTATACACTATCTGTTTTATTACTATCTGGCAATGGTTTCCCTTTTCGACGTTTGTGCTGGTAGCTGGTTTAAGGAGTTTGCCTAAGGATGTTTTTGAGGCAGCGCGAGTGGATGGGGCTTCTAACTGGTATGTCTTTCGGAGATTAACTCTCCCCATGCTGAGTCCCCTAATAATGATTATCGTGGTTTTGCGAACCATGTGGCTTATTCGACTTTTTGATCCCCTTTATGGAACAACCAGAGGGGGCGTAGGCACAGAACTCCTTGATTGGATTGTCTATCGTACAGCCTTTGTGTACTTTGATATTGGCTATGGTTCTACCATGGCTATTTTTTCTTTGCTCCTTACCATAGCATTGTGTGCAGTTATGTTTAAGTTCTTGATAAGAGCACTTGGTGGAAACAGGTAA
- a CDS encoding carbohydrate ABC transporter permease has protein sequence MSTLKPWGKLLFWLITVVVLFVIVGPLVWIYLTAFKSANDIFTTDVRKLVFFKPTMENFHRLFSDYPFWNNFLNTVIVSAISTILVLLVSVPAAYSFARWNTGQGHLLFTTISTRMFPAVVAAIPFFMMYRKAGLLDTHLGLILLYTYFNTSFATFLLYGFFKDIPEELEYAAMVDGYSRVDIFRKVVLPLARPGIVVTTVFCLIWSWNEFLYAFLFTRSTARTVTVLISSFWGSIEVQYGPMAAGAAIVILPTLFVAWFMQRYIIRGLTFGAVKG, from the coding sequence GTGAGCACTTTGAAACCTTGGGGAAAATTGCTTTTCTGGTTAATTACTGTAGTGGTGCTTTTTGTAATAGTTGGCCCTTTGGTATGGATATATCTTACTGCTTTTAAATCTGCTAATGACATCTTTACTACCGATGTGCGCAAACTGGTGTTTTTTAAGCCTACCATGGAAAATTTCCATCGTTTGTTTAGTGATTATCCATTCTGGAATAACTTTCTTAACACTGTCATTGTTAGTGCTATAAGCACTATTTTGGTACTTCTTGTATCTGTCCCTGCAGCCTACAGTTTTGCCCGTTGGAACACCGGTCAGGGACATCTCTTGTTCACTACCATTTCCACCAGAATGTTTCCCGCAGTAGTAGCGGCGATTCCCTTTTTTATGATGTACCGCAAGGCAGGACTTCTTGATACGCATCTGGGATTGATTCTTCTTTACACCTACTTTAACACTTCTTTTGCCACTTTTTTGCTCTATGGCTTTTTTAAAGACATTCCCGAAGAGCTTGAATATGCGGCTATGGTTGATGGTTATAGCCGGGTGGATATTTTCCGCAAAGTAGTTTTGCCTCTTGCTCGTCCTGGGATTGTGGTAACCACGGTGTTTTGTCTCATCTGGTCCTGGAATGAGTTCCTGTATGCTTTTCTCTTTACTCGCTCTACCGCTCGAACGGTCACGGTGCTCATTTCCTCTTTCTGGGGGTCTATTGAGGTTCAGTATGGGCCAATGGCAGCAGGAGCAGCCATTGTTATCTTGCCGACTCTTTTTGTGGCCTGGTTTATGCAGCGCTATATTATTCGTGGATTGACTTTTGGAGCGGTGAAAGGTTGA
- a CDS encoding transketolase family protein yields the protein MNRREAFQDALLELIEFDKKEVVCVSVDSASRFKKVRNRYPERLIECGICEQTGMSVCAGLALQGMIPVISGYATFLTMRAFEQIRTDICKWSLNVKICGTDTGFSPQYAGFTHQALEDIAILSSLDNIVIAEACDYEDAFLMSKYLFGEWEGPVYLRFGARGEEWSFEGKHRPVEVGCLEFLSEGEFNKSDVTIIALGQLVKVGLEVAEILKGEGYEVFVFNARFVKPLAGEMIGKIASNSKLVVSIEEHSLIGGLGDNLLRTFHRLGVAPSKLLKFGISSNFGTAGKREYLLKRNGLYAENIAKQVLASLC from the coding sequence GTGAATAGAAGAGAAGCTTTTCAGGATGCCTTACTTGAGCTTATAGAGTTCGACAAAAAAGAAGTAGTTTGTGTTTCGGTAGACTCGGCTTCTCGCTTTAAAAAAGTTAGAAATCGCTATCCCGAAAGGCTTATAGAATGTGGAATTTGTGAGCAAACGGGAATGAGTGTTTGTGCTGGACTCGCTTTGCAGGGTATGATACCTGTGATTTCTGGATATGCCACCTTTTTAACCATGCGTGCTTTTGAGCAAATTCGTACCGACATTTGCAAGTGGTCACTTAACGTGAAAATATGTGGCACCGATACTGGCTTTTCTCCTCAATATGCAGGTTTTACCCATCAGGCCTTAGAAGACATCGCCATTCTTTCTTCTCTCGATAACATCGTGATTGCTGAGGCCTGTGATTATGAAGATGCATTTTTGATGAGTAAATATCTTTTTGGGGAGTGGGAAGGGCCTGTTTACCTTAGATTCGGAGCTCGTGGTGAGGAATGGAGTTTCGAGGGTAAGCATCGACCGGTTGAAGTGGGGTGTTTGGAATTTCTCTCCGAAGGAGAATTCAATAAATCTGATGTGACCATTATCGCTCTGGGTCAGCTGGTAAAGGTGGGGTTAGAAGTTGCTGAGATTCTGAAGGGTGAGGGATATGAGGTTTTTGTTTTTAATGCTCGCTTTGTGAAACCTCTTGCTGGAGAAATGATTGGAAAGATTGCCAGCAACTCTAAGTTAGTGGTTAGTATTGAAGAACATTCCCTGATTGGGGGCTTGGGAGATAATTTGTTGAGAACTTTTCATAGGTTGGGGGTTGCACCCTCTAAGCTTTTGAAGTTTGGTATATCCAGTAACTTTGGTACTGCGGGAAAGAGAGAGTATTTATTGAAGAGAAACGGCCTTTACGCTGAAAACATAGCGAAGCAGGTTTTAGCTTCGCTGTGTTAG
- a CDS encoding 2,3-bisphosphoglycerate-independent phosphoglycerate mutase: MPDVLENLKDLFKKGKSKMVLLVADGLGGIPHPDFDFKTELEAAHTPNLDRLAQRSVLGLMYPVNYGITPGSGPGHIGLFGYNPEELIIGRGVLEALGVGMALGPNDVAARANFATRDEQGLIIDRRAGRIPTEECVRLVNLLSENIGEIEGVQILLKPGKEHRFVMVLRGEGLGDRIKDTDPQKEGLAPYAPEALDEASQKTSRVIKQFLEKAQKLLSTEKKANAILLRGFSKPPVLEKFPERYGVRSLAIAIYPMYKGIARLFGFDTPELEGTFENEVEYLEKAWNDYDFFFVHYKDTDKAGEDGNFKRKVECIEYFDQFIPRILELKPDVLVITGDHSTPSLLGSHSWHPSPVLLFSPHAGCDEASRFTERECRKGYLGHFPARALMSLILANGLRLGKYGA; encoded by the coding sequence GTGCCAGATGTTCTTGAGAATTTGAAGGATCTTTTTAAAAAGGGCAAAAGCAAAATGGTACTTTTGGTAGCTGATGGTTTAGGCGGAATTCCGCACCCCGATTTTGACTTTAAAACAGAGCTTGAAGCAGCCCATACTCCTAACTTGGACCGGTTGGCTCAGCGTAGCGTGCTGGGGCTTATGTATCCGGTGAATTACGGTATCACTCCTGGTAGTGGCCCAGGTCACATTGGCCTTTTTGGTTACAATCCCGAGGAATTGATTATTGGCAGGGGAGTTCTCGAGGCTCTTGGCGTTGGCATGGCTCTTGGTCCAAATGATGTGGCAGCACGAGCCAACTTTGCCACTCGTGATGAGCAGGGCTTAATAATTGATCGTCGCGCGGGCCGCATTCCAACAGAGGAATGTGTGCGCCTGGTTAACCTTCTAAGCGAAAACATTGGTGAAATTGAAGGGGTCCAGATTTTGCTTAAGCCAGGCAAAGAACATCGTTTCGTAATGGTGCTGAGAGGAGAGGGACTGGGTGACAGGATTAAAGACACTGACCCTCAGAAAGAAGGACTTGCTCCTTATGCTCCAGAAGCTTTGGATGAAGCTTCACAAAAAACATCCAGAGTGATAAAGCAGTTTTTGGAAAAGGCTCAGAAACTGCTTTCTACCGAAAAGAAAGCCAATGCTATTCTTTTGCGAGGTTTTTCTAAACCTCCTGTGCTTGAAAAGTTTCCTGAACGTTATGGCGTGCGTTCCCTGGCTATTGCTATTTATCCCATGTATAAAGGTATTGCCAGGCTTTTTGGATTTGACACTCCGGAGTTAGAAGGAACCTTTGAAAATGAAGTTGAATATCTGGAAAAGGCCTGGAATGATTATGATTTCTTCTTTGTGCACTACAAAGACACCGATAAAGCTGGTGAAGATGGTAATTTCAAGCGAAAAGTGGAATGTATAGAGTATTTCGACCAGTTTATACCGCGTATTTTGGAGCTTAAACCTGATGTTCTGGTCATCACAGGTGATCACTCTACGCCCTCTTTGCTGGGGAGTCATTCCTGGCATCCCTCTCCGGTGCTTCTTTTCTCTCCCCATGCAGGGTGTGATGAAGCTTCGCGCTTTACAGAAAGAGAGTGTAGAAAAGGTTACCTTGGCCATTTTCCTGCTCGAGCCTTAATGAGCTTAATACTTGCAAATGGCCTGCGACTTGGAAAATACGGAGCCTGA
- a CDS encoding ABC transporter substrate-binding protein: MKKLYVAILCVFLVLSFALVAFAQDSKFGLKDIPEIKNKKAINMMVETGAAWDKVIEYIKEFEKVTGVKVNIERVASPVVYSKENVELMAGTGYYDVVYVETSWTDEWSDYLYPLEDLAEKYDPRGVEGLKEDIENISPVLLICGQSREGKQMVLPFYTYHMGMFIRQDVYDDPTEQAAFKAKYGYELKPPTTYEELYDQAEFFTRKKGDTLKGETLDHDLYGVALMAGAYQINDEITCWLWGKGGDYATVVRDEQGNLKEFVITKEDKAKLKESMEQYQSLLKFAPAGCLTANFDFACAQQGEGYAVIQPHQFASLFTWTADLLKEHVPGGRLGIYPTIGGQPYTGAWSVGVAKASKNPEAAYWLVRYIAAYDTQKVLMKEGGQFSARMDLLLDPEWHTPENSYPLGMVCQYLVDIWKEQAKYTADYWYFNAKAGGKVYEMQMNVFHKPMSGEVSIDDAIAEAVAKTIELTTKFDDVPIREE; this comes from the coding sequence ATGAAAAAATTGTACGTTGCTATTTTGTGTGTGTTTTTGGTTTTGAGCTTTGCTTTGGTTGCTTTTGCGCAAGACAGCAAGTTCGGTTTGAAAGACATTCCAGAAATTAAGAACAAAAAAGCTATAAACATGATGGTGGAGACCGGTGCAGCATGGGATAAGGTTATAGAGTACATTAAAGAGTTTGAAAAAGTTACCGGTGTAAAGGTAAACATTGAACGTGTTGCTTCTCCGGTGGTTTATTCCAAAGAGAACGTCGAGCTTATGGCGGGAACCGGTTACTATGATGTTGTATACGTCGAGACTTCCTGGACCGATGAATGGTCGGATTACCTTTATCCTCTGGAAGACCTGGCGGAAAAATATGATCCGCGCGGTGTGGAAGGCCTGAAAGAAGATATCGAGAACATTTCGCCGGTGCTTCTCATCTGCGGTCAGAGCCGCGAAGGGAAGCAGATGGTATTGCCTTTCTACACTTATCACATGGGAATGTTCATTCGCCAAGATGTTTATGATGATCCCACCGAACAAGCAGCTTTTAAAGCAAAATATGGATATGAGCTGAAACCACCCACAACTTATGAAGAGCTTTACGACCAGGCAGAATTCTTTACCAGAAAGAAAGGTGACACCCTTAAGGGAGAGACCCTCGATCATGACCTCTACGGAGTGGCTCTAATGGCAGGAGCTTACCAGATAAACGATGAGATAACCTGCTGGCTCTGGGGTAAAGGCGGAGACTATGCTACTGTAGTAAGAGATGAACAGGGCAATCTCAAGGAATTTGTTATAACTAAAGAAGATAAGGCAAAACTTAAAGAATCTATGGAACAGTATCAGTCTCTTCTTAAATTTGCTCCCGCTGGTTGTCTTACTGCCAACTTTGACTTTGCCTGTGCGCAACAGGGAGAAGGATATGCTGTTATTCAGCCACATCAGTTTGCCAGTCTCTTTACCTGGACTGCGGACCTTTTGAAAGAACACGTTCCTGGTGGTAGACTGGGTATCTATCCCACTATTGGTGGTCAGCCTTATACCGGTGCCTGGTCGGTTGGTGTTGCTAAGGCGAGCAAAAACCCCGAAGCTGCTTACTGGTTGGTGAGATATATAGCTGCTTACGATACTCAGAAAGTGCTCATGAAAGAAGGTGGCCAGTTCAGCGCCAGAATGGACCTTTTGCTGGATCCTGAATGGCATACTCCTGAAAACAGCTATCCGCTGGGTATGGTCTGCCAGTACCTGGTTGATATCTGGAAAGAGCAAGCCAAGTATACTGCAGATTACTGGTATTTTAACGCCAAAGCAGGTGGCAAGGTTTACGAGATGCAGATGAACGTTTTCCATAAGCCAATGTCTGGAGAAGTTAGTATTGACGATGCTATTGCTGAAGCTGTTGCCAAGACTATTGAATTAACCACCAAATTTGATGATGTACCTATTCGAGAAGAATAG